In a genomic window of Candidatus Binataceae bacterium:
- a CDS encoding CDP-alcohol phosphatidyltransferase family protein produces the protein MSSSGAAHSIARAVPKQRMLTIFAWGVHLYTGLGAALGFLALYFAAEGDFRNSFIAMGVATFIDSSDGPLARLLNVKLRTPSFDGALLDNIVDYLTYVAAPVFLMIEAGIIPDDKLGLVIACFVMVAASYGFCQTNAKTHDHYFLGFPNYWNLIAFYLFCLEWGRFFNLAILLSFGILVFIPIRFIYPNRTVPLRPLTLSLGIAWAGITIFMLFMLPEVNRVLLFASLSFIAYYLAASLFLHARVVKAHR, from the coding sequence ATGTCATCGAGCGGCGCCGCTCATAGCATCGCGAGGGCCGTGCCGAAACAGCGGATGCTGACGATATTCGCCTGGGGCGTACATCTGTACACCGGCCTCGGTGCGGCGCTCGGCTTCCTCGCGCTCTACTTCGCGGCCGAGGGTGACTTTCGCAATTCGTTCATTGCGATGGGTGTGGCGACCTTCATCGATTCGAGCGACGGTCCACTCGCACGCCTGCTCAACGTCAAGCTGCGCACACCCAGTTTCGATGGTGCACTCCTCGACAATATCGTCGATTATCTCACCTACGTCGCGGCGCCCGTGTTCCTCATGATCGAGGCCGGCATCATTCCAGATGACAAGCTCGGCCTGGTGATTGCTTGTTTTGTGATGGTAGCCGCGAGTTACGGCTTCTGTCAGACCAACGCCAAGACCCACGACCATTACTTTCTGGGTTTTCCCAACTATTGGAACCTGATCGCCTTCTACCTCTTCTGCCTGGAATGGGGCCGTTTTTTCAACCTCGCGATCCTGCTCAGCTTCGGCATCTTGGTGTTCATCCCGATTCGGTTCATCTATCCGAATCGCACCGTGCCGCTCAGGCCGCTGACGCTTTCGCTCGGAATCGCGTGGGCGGGTATCACGATCTTCATGCTCTTCATGCTGCCCGAGGTGAACCGCGTGCTGCTGTTCGCGTCGCTCAGTTTCATCGCGTATTACCTGGCCGCGTCGCTCTTCCTCCACGCCCGCGTTGTGAAGGCGCATCGCTAG
- a CDS encoding dual specificity protein phosphatase family protein has translation MDWWTQRHNGHLRPIRNGRPSVSEIVHEILVGEYPRDADVEWLKHEHGVTAVHNLQDDEDLSVNGLDIRALRDKYEHHGIRFVRTPIQDGSSDEMAARLKAALDDLHSLVGSKERVYLHCNAGLNRAPTLAIAYLRAHRGMSLNEAMAHVKARRACGPFMTVLEDYFGPRDLKPDK, from the coding sequence ATGGATTGGTGGACGCAGCGGCATAATGGACACCTCCGGCCCATACGGAACGGGCGTCCGTCCGTCAGCGAGATCGTGCACGAGATCCTCGTCGGCGAATATCCGCGCGATGCCGACGTCGAATGGCTCAAGCACGAGCATGGCGTGACTGCCGTTCACAATCTCCAGGATGACGAGGATCTCAGCGTCAACGGCCTCGACATTCGCGCGCTGCGCGACAAGTACGAGCATCACGGAATCAGGTTCGTGCGCACTCCGATTCAGGACGGCAGCTCCGACGAGATGGCGGCACGGCTCAAGGCCGCGCTCGACGATCTGCACAGCCTCGTCGGCAGCAAGGAGCGCGTCTATCTGCATTGCAACGCGGGACTAAATCGCGCGCCGACGCTCGCGATCGCCTACCTGCGGGCGCATCGCGGGATGTCGCTCAACGAGGCGATGGCGCACGTCAAGGCGCGGCGCGCATGCGGTCCCTTCATGACGGTGCTCGAAGATTACTTCGGCCCGCGCGACCTCAAGCCGGACAAGTAG
- a CDS encoding S1/P1 nuclease: MANNALAWDSQTHRMIADLAIATLPPSRLKDFFSANSETLQQYSTYPDTVLRDRYGRAEERRHFIDLEVYGSDPWSVLVPDRAAMIKKFGVATLDRSGTLPWTIEEVADESRREWKSGNCPQVLRLSGYLAHYVGDASQPLHSTIHYDGYNYRDRGVHARIEKAVDLDLNDIYRESSMVPSVVPVSSVWDVATAEIRDASKHVNELIEADRSARRGSDDREDYDRKLMKLERPLFAWQIHRAASVLASIWLYEWHQAGSPIVCQNAIMRNIVPAR, from the coding sequence ATGGCGAACAATGCGCTCGCCTGGGATTCGCAGACCCACCGGATGATCGCAGACCTAGCGATCGCCACGCTGCCGCCTTCGCGGCTGAAAGACTTCTTTTCGGCCAACTCCGAGACGCTGCAACAATATTCGACCTATCCCGACACGGTGCTGCGCGATCGCTATGGCAGGGCTGAGGAGCGGCGGCATTTTATCGATCTCGAGGTCTACGGCTCCGATCCGTGGTCGGTCCTGGTGCCGGACCGCGCGGCGATGATCAAAAAATTCGGCGTCGCCACCCTCGATCGTTCAGGCACGTTGCCGTGGACGATCGAGGAAGTCGCCGACGAATCCCGTCGCGAATGGAAAAGCGGCAACTGTCCGCAGGTGCTGCGCCTGTCGGGATATCTCGCACATTACGTCGGCGACGCGAGCCAGCCGCTTCATTCGACGATTCACTATGACGGTTACAATTACCGCGACCGGGGTGTGCACGCGCGAATCGAGAAAGCCGTCGATTTGGACCTTAACGACATTTACCGCGAGTCTTCGATGGTTCCATCGGTTGTGCCGGTGAGCAGCGTCTGGGACGTCGCGACGGCAGAAATTCGTGACGCCAGCAAGCACGTCAACGAATTGATAGAAGCTGACCGCTCAGCCCGTCGCGGATCCGACGATCGCGAAGATTACGATCGCAAGCTGATGAAGCTGGAGCGTCCGCTCTTTGCCTGGCAAATCCATCGTGCAGCGTCGGTGCTCGCATCAATTTGGCTGTACGAATGGCATCAGGCGGGGAGCCCGATCGTCTGCCAGAATGCTATCATGCGAAATATCGTTCCTGCGCGGTAA
- a CDS encoding AMP-binding protein produces MSNNNGRRNGVVRIAGAMPPLEQVFKGRRILVTGATGFLGKVFLSLMLRWHPEVERFYLLIRGDRRGANNRYRREILDSPVLGPVREYLGDQYDAVMAKKIVVLPGDITERGLVNDEDAELVPERLDAVVHSAGLVNFEASLEKAIGINVTGVQNVLEFCRRTKAAMIHISTCYVAGDDDGHRYEDQIPVNWCPIGKKSFRLEREIRDALSAIERVEAESRDQLHQSEFREEDDTGEEHVAGLEHRRKQWVEDRLKDIGRKRALSWGWPNTYSYTKSLGEQLVLAARDELNVTVVRPAVIEGSLTFPFPGWNQGVNTSAPLAYLAGRGYRLYPANPDLVLDVIPVDLVAQAMIPVLGALLLKRQRPIYQLCTSDVNPLTMKHLVELTGLSTRREQRREGGAMAWIGPHIEATVVKSSTYDLGSETLPRVLKQATEFIREAVGEDNAIAKRLDSAMGDFKENAGIARELVEVYRPYIQELVYTFHAKNIRALYAELSPDDARHHPFSAEKIDWYDYWLNMHMPGLRKHIFPQLDLHTRGRPRGLPRRKSLVEMLDRSADRHGAEIALTARRQSGESTSMSYRELRDKAHRAALLLQTRGVKPGDRVLLISENSSDWVLGYFAILYAGAVAVPLDHLISADELQPICKIAEPTAALRSAEVHEHLGDGIRKSAGARVIELDLAELGRPFILKGDVKPAPPPERKALASIVFTSGTTGAPKGVMLTHGNFAAEVAMLSRVFVLGNDDIVLSLLPLHHTFEFTCGMLLPLASGAQIVYPLGVDAKTLSRTLADIRPTALIGVPALWEAIHRRTMDEVEERGPFFAAAFRQLRKWNNSLDGDYGVNVGSIVFRQVHSALGGRLKLAVSGGSALPRRVADFFNDIGVKLLEGYGLTEASPVLSVARPDEALCSGAVGKVLNGVDLKLVPEGAEVGEIVAQGPNVMAGYYRNQAATDEVLRDGWLHTGDLGRFDADGRLYIVGRAKEVIIDSGGNNIYIDELEEVYGHSAYVKELAVVGLKVGQGEQVAALVVPAYARGESRRTVEERLRSHFDQVGQKLSAHKRIRIIRFTDAELPRTRTRKVKRSEVANLLRLMLEARGDNKEVAASAEIEQWLAQALAQLSPDPVTITPGTRLVEDLGLDSLAMAELGELLGEHASRDIAPEEISDLRTVADLQKLVTEPNAPGRTRLPSYARFADPFIPKLPQPLRWLGRLAVRGSERLAFDTWLKPKIIGAGNIPANSNFVVVANHSSHLDFALLGHAFGPLGRDLRVLAAKDYFFNTNARRFLAANFTNMIPFDRERAQLESLEDALGQLAAGRSVLMFPEGTRSPDGKIQDFKSGAGFLAMRSGCDVLPVLIRGTHAVLGKGSLFPKRGPVEVRIGRAISAAQLRIASNDGEGAGAYRKIADMLRDAVISLVPKRKAAATAPLVVSRLAPSAEPHPENRSRKHARHAERRHAKG; encoded by the coding sequence ATGTCGAATAACAACGGCCGTCGAAACGGGGTTGTGCGCATCGCAGGCGCGATGCCGCCGCTCGAACAGGTCTTCAAAGGCCGCCGCATCCTCGTCACCGGTGCGACAGGCTTCCTCGGCAAGGTGTTCCTGAGCCTGATGCTGCGCTGGCATCCCGAGGTCGAGCGCTTCTACCTGCTCATCCGCGGCGATCGGCGCGGCGCCAACAATCGCTACCGCCGCGAGATTCTCGATTCGCCCGTGCTCGGCCCCGTGCGCGAGTATCTTGGCGATCAGTATGACGCGGTGATGGCGAAAAAGATCGTTGTGCTGCCCGGCGATATCACCGAGCGCGGGCTGGTCAATGACGAAGACGCCGAACTCGTGCCCGAGCGCCTCGATGCGGTCGTTCATAGCGCGGGTCTCGTCAACTTCGAGGCGTCGCTCGAAAAAGCCATCGGCATCAACGTGACCGGCGTCCAGAACGTGCTCGAATTCTGCCGCCGCACCAAGGCCGCGATGATCCACATCTCGACCTGCTACGTTGCCGGCGACGACGACGGCCATCGCTACGAAGATCAGATTCCCGTCAATTGGTGTCCGATCGGCAAGAAGAGCTTTCGCCTCGAGCGCGAGATCCGCGACGCGCTGTCGGCGATCGAACGCGTCGAGGCTGAATCGCGCGACCAGCTTCATCAATCCGAGTTTCGCGAAGAAGACGATACTGGCGAGGAGCACGTCGCCGGCCTCGAGCATCGCCGCAAGCAATGGGTCGAAGATCGCCTGAAGGACATCGGGCGCAAGCGCGCGCTCAGTTGGGGATGGCCCAACACTTACAGCTACACCAAGAGCCTCGGCGAGCAGCTCGTGCTCGCGGCGCGCGATGAACTTAATGTCACGGTGGTGCGACCCGCAGTTATCGAAGGCTCGCTCACCTTTCCCTTCCCCGGATGGAACCAGGGCGTCAACACCAGCGCTCCGCTCGCTTACCTGGCTGGCCGTGGCTATCGCCTTTATCCCGCCAATCCGGATCTTGTCCTGGATGTGATCCCGGTCGATCTCGTGGCGCAGGCGATGATTCCGGTTCTCGGCGCGCTGCTCTTGAAGCGCCAGCGGCCCATCTACCAGCTCTGCACCTCGGACGTGAATCCCCTCACGATGAAGCATCTCGTCGAGCTGACCGGCCTCAGCACGCGGCGCGAGCAGCGGCGCGAAGGCGGCGCGATGGCGTGGATCGGGCCGCATATCGAGGCAACCGTCGTCAAATCGAGCACCTACGACTTGGGCAGCGAGACCCTGCCGCGCGTGCTCAAGCAGGCGACTGAGTTTATCCGTGAGGCGGTCGGCGAGGACAATGCGATAGCCAAGCGGCTCGACAGTGCGATGGGCGACTTCAAGGAGAACGCCGGCATCGCGCGCGAGCTGGTCGAGGTCTATCGGCCATATATTCAGGAACTGGTTTACACCTTCCACGCGAAGAATATCCGCGCGCTCTACGCGGAGCTCTCTCCTGACGATGCGCGGCATCATCCATTCAGCGCCGAAAAGATCGATTGGTACGACTACTGGCTCAACATGCACATGCCCGGGCTGCGCAAGCACATCTTCCCGCAGCTTGATTTGCATACTCGTGGGCGTCCAAGAGGATTGCCGCGGCGCAAGAGCCTGGTGGAGATGCTCGACCGCTCCGCGGATCGTCACGGCGCTGAGATCGCGCTCACGGCGCGGCGGCAGTCGGGCGAATCCACCTCGATGTCGTATCGCGAGCTGCGCGACAAGGCGCATCGCGCGGCGCTGCTGCTTCAGACCCGCGGCGTCAAGCCGGGCGATCGCGTCCTGCTCATCAGCGAGAATTCATCCGACTGGGTGCTCGGTTATTTCGCCATTTTGTATGCAGGCGCAGTCGCGGTTCCGCTCGATCATCTGATTTCAGCCGACGAGCTCCAACCGATTTGCAAGATCGCGGAGCCGACCGCGGCGCTGCGATCCGCCGAAGTGCACGAGCATCTTGGCGACGGTATCCGCAAGAGCGCCGGCGCCAGGGTTATTGAGCTCGACCTCGCCGAGCTCGGCCGCCCGTTTATCTTGAAGGGCGACGTCAAGCCGGCGCCGCCGCCCGAACGCAAAGCGCTCGCTTCGATCGTTTTCACCTCGGGCACGACCGGCGCGCCGAAAGGCGTGATGCTCACGCATGGGAACTTCGCCGCGGAAGTGGCGATGCTCTCGCGGGTGTTCGTGCTGGGCAACGATGACATCGTGCTCTCGCTGCTGCCGCTCCATCACACGTTCGAGTTCACGTGCGGGATGCTGCTACCGCTCGCGAGTGGCGCGCAGATCGTTTATCCGCTCGGCGTCGATGCGAAAACGCTCTCGCGCACGCTCGCCGACATCCGCCCGACGGCGCTCATAGGAGTGCCTGCGCTGTGGGAGGCGATCCATCGCCGCACGATGGACGAGGTCGAGGAGCGCGGGCCGTTCTTCGCCGCCGCGTTCAGGCAGCTTCGCAAATGGAACAACTCGCTCGACGGCGACTACGGCGTCAACGTCGGCTCGATCGTTTTTCGCCAGGTGCATTCCGCGCTTGGCGGCCGGCTTAAACTTGCAGTTAGCGGCGGCAGCGCCCTGCCCCGCCGCGTCGCCGACTTTTTCAACGATATCGGCGTCAAGCTGCTCGAAGGCTATGGCCTCACTGAAGCGTCGCCGGTGCTGTCCGTCGCTCGCCCTGACGAGGCGCTGTGTTCGGGCGCGGTCGGCAAGGTGCTGAACGGCGTTGATCTCAAGCTCGTGCCGGAAGGTGCGGAGGTCGGCGAGATCGTCGCGCAGGGTCCGAACGTGATGGCGGGTTACTATCGCAATCAGGCCGCCACCGACGAAGTGTTGCGCGACGGATGGCTGCATACGGGAGATCTCGGCCGCTTCGATGCCGACGGTCGGCTCTATATCGTCGGCCGCGCCAAGGAAGTCATCATCGATTCCGGCGGTAACAATATTTACATCGACGAGCTCGAAGAGGTTTACGGGCATTCCGCGTATGTGAAGGAGCTCGCCGTCGTCGGCCTCAAGGTCGGCCAGGGCGAGCAGGTTGCTGCGCTCGTCGTGCCCGCGTATGCGCGCGGAGAGAGCCGCCGCACCGTGGAGGAGCGGCTGCGATCGCATTTCGATCAGGTCGGACAGAAGCTCAGCGCGCACAAGCGCATCCGCATTATTCGCTTCACCGACGCGGAACTGCCGCGCACGCGCACTCGCAAAGTCAAACGCAGCGAAGTTGCCAACCTGTTGCGCCTGATGCTCGAGGCGCGCGGCGACAACAAGGAAGTCGCGGCCAGCGCCGAAATCGAGCAGTGGCTGGCGCAGGCCCTCGCGCAACTCTCTCCAGATCCGGTCACGATCACGCCGGGGACGCGCCTCGTCGAGGATCTTGGTCTCGATTCGCTGGCGATGGCGGAGCTGGGCGAGTTGCTCGGCGAGCATGCGAGCCGCGATATCGCGCCCGAAGAAATTTCCGATCTGCGCACCGTCGCCGATTTGCAGAAGCTCGTCACCGAGCCCAACGCGCCGGGACGCACGCGGCTTCCGTCCTATGCGCGGTTCGCCGACCCGTTCATCCCCAAGTTGCCGCAGCCGCTGCGGTGGCTGGGCCGACTGGCGGTGCGCGGCAGCGAACGGCTCGCGTTCGACACGTGGCTCAAGCCGAAGATCATCGGCGCGGGGAATATCCCGGCCAACAGCAACTTTGTTGTCGTCGCCAATCATTCGAGCCATCTCGATTTTGCGCTGCTGGGTCACGCCTTCGGCCCGCTGGGACGCGATCTGCGCGTGCTCGCGGCCAAGGATTACTTCTTCAACACCAACGCGCGGCGCTTCCTGGCGGCGAACTTCACCAACATGATTCCGTTCGATCGCGAGCGCGCGCAGCTCGAGTCGCTCGAAGATGCACTCGGTCAGCTTGCGGCCGGCCGCTCGGTCCTGATGTTCCCCGAGGGCACGCGCTCGCCCGACGGTAAGATCCAGGATTTCAAGAGCGGCGCGGGCTTCCTCGCGATGCGCAGCGGATGCGACGTGCTGCCGGTGTTGATTCGCGGGACGCACGCCGTGCTCGGCAAGGGTAGCCTGTTCCCGAAGCGCGGGCCTGTGGAAGTGCGAATCGGCAGAGCGATCAGCGCGGCACAGTTGCGTATCGCTTCAAACGACGGCGAAGGTGCAGGCGCATACCGCAAGATCGCCGACATGCTGCGCGACGCGGTAATCAGCCTCGTGCCGAAGCGCAAAGCCGCCGCCACCGCACCGTTGGTGGTCTCGCGCCTGGCGCCGTCGGCGGAGCCGCATCCAGAGAATCGCTCGCGCAAACACGCACGGCACGCCGAACGCCGCCACGCCAAGGGTTGA
- a CDS encoding lactate racemase domain-containing protein — translation MARPESRLKELKPAELRHEVGARRELVVTTTRRSESRLIPYGEEFLFEKLPVGTRVIYPPPPLEPLADPDQAIRYALLRPENQDPLFAQLNPNMRVTIAIDDISLPLPPMRRPDIRERLLNQVLQTLADYGVDDVHLIVATSLHRRMTESEIRRMVGEKAFKQFWPDRLYNFDAENRAEIAMLGKTDHGEEVWLSKRAADSDLVIYLNINLVPMDGGHKSVAVGLSPYQSLKYHHDAKTLRDSHSYMDPKHSALNRSAERMGRLVQKNLKVFQIETAVNTRMYGSTMDFLHKNEDKFTDWDHTRLKAFQFAMRNLSPEMRRQALYKYASPFGMIGVWAGETEAVHQKTLAKVFQQYAVPVKGQSDILIVGVPYICPYNVNSIMNPILVQCTGMGYLFNMYRNKPLVREGGTMIICHPLRDEFHPEHHPSYIEFFHRCLAETTEATELEHRFEAEFARNPTYIHMYRYGHAYHGVHPFYMWNWGEPARQHVGRVIAAGCEEPAVAARMGWDSADTLEEAVGMATSDLGRSASITYLHLPPLVIADVE, via the coding sequence ATGGCGCGTCCTGAGAGCAGACTTAAAGAACTGAAGCCCGCGGAGTTGCGCCATGAAGTCGGCGCGCGCCGCGAGCTGGTCGTCACGACCACGCGGCGCTCCGAAAGCCGCCTGATTCCCTATGGCGAGGAGTTCCTGTTCGAGAAGCTGCCGGTCGGCACACGCGTGATCTATCCGCCGCCGCCACTGGAGCCGCTCGCCGATCCGGACCAGGCGATTCGCTATGCCCTGCTCCGTCCCGAAAATCAGGACCCGCTCTTCGCGCAGCTAAATCCCAACATGCGCGTGACGATCGCGATCGACGACATCAGCCTGCCGCTGCCTCCCATGCGGCGGCCCGATATCCGCGAGCGCCTGCTCAACCAGGTGCTGCAGACTCTCGCCGACTACGGTGTCGATGACGTCCATCTGATCGTCGCCACGTCGCTGCATCGGCGGATGACCGAGTCTGAGATCCGCCGGATGGTGGGCGAGAAGGCCTTCAAGCAGTTCTGGCCCGATCGGCTCTACAACTTCGACGCGGAGAACCGCGCCGAGATCGCGATGCTCGGCAAGACCGATCACGGCGAGGAAGTATGGCTATCCAAGCGCGCCGCCGACTCGGACCTCGTCATCTACCTCAACATCAACCTCGTGCCGATGGATGGCGGCCACAAGTCGGTTGCCGTCGGGCTGTCGCCATACCAGAGCCTCAAGTATCACCACGACGCCAAGACCCTGCGCGACAGCCATTCGTACATGGACCCGAAGCATTCGGCGCTCAATCGCTCGGCAGAGCGGATGGGCCGTCTCGTGCAGAAGAATCTCAAGGTTTTCCAGATCGAGACCGCCGTTAACACGCGGATGTACGGCTCGACGATGGACTTCCTGCACAAGAACGAAGACAAGTTCACCGACTGGGATCACACTCGCCTCAAGGCGTTCCAGTTCGCGATGCGCAATCTGTCGCCCGAGATGCGGCGCCAGGCGCTTTACAAGTACGCCTCGCCGTTCGGGATGATCGGCGTGTGGGCGGGCGAGACCGAGGCCGTCCATCAGAAGACGCTGGCCAAGGTTTTTCAGCAATACGCGGTGCCGGTGAAAGGCCAGTCCGACATCCTGATCGTCGGCGTGCCTTACATCTGCCCCTACAACGTCAACTCGATCATGAATCCGATCCTCGTCCAGTGCACGGGGATGGGCTACCTGTTCAACATGTATCGGAACAAGCCGCTGGTGCGCGAAGGCGGCACTATGATCATCTGCCATCCGCTGCGCGACGAATTCCATCCAGAGCATCATCCGAGCTACATCGAGTTCTTCCATCGATGCCTCGCGGAGACCACTGAGGCGACCGAGCTCGAGCATCGCTTCGAAGCCGAATTCGCGCGCAACCCGACCTACATCCACATGTATCGCTACGGCCACGCCTATCACGGCGTGCATCCCTTCTACATGTGGAACTGGGGCGAGCCCGCGCGCCAGCACGTCGGGCGCGTGATCGCCGCAGGATGCGAAGAGCCTGCGGTCGCGGCGCGCATGGGATGGGACAGCGCCGACACGCTCGAAGAGGCGGTCGGCATGGCAACGTCGGACCTCGGACGTTCAGCATCGATAACGTATCTGCATCTGCCTCCTTTGGTGATTGCCGATGTCGAATAA
- a CDS encoding HAD-IB family hydrolase yields MSVSRSKSAQTARPRSGSIAFYDLDGTLVDLNLVHATVYILANLGEWSNRASYLLSFAARLPRIFIAEQNDRRLLNKEMFAVFRNVSRSRLRALGEEYCERILVKHLYRRAVEMIEGNRAAGIEPVLVTGSPDFVVEPLARHLGIADFAANRFIYRAGRATGRLAEPIMASDEKADWCAAYAAERGIDLRDCWGYADSHYDLAFLAALGHPVCVNPDRKLRTAAASRHWPIIHFEKSTNDEREDFDAVLSNLGEPDGAS; encoded by the coding sequence ATGTCAGTTTCTCGATCGAAATCGGCGCAAACGGCGCGCCCACGAAGCGGATCGATTGCTTTCTACGATCTCGACGGCACGCTGGTTGACCTCAACCTCGTGCATGCGACCGTTTATATCCTCGCCAACCTTGGCGAATGGTCGAATCGCGCGAGCTACCTGCTGTCGTTCGCCGCGCGCCTGCCGCGGATCTTTATCGCCGAGCAAAACGATCGCCGCCTGCTGAACAAGGAGATGTTCGCCGTGTTCCGCAACGTATCGCGCAGCCGGCTCCGCGCGCTCGGCGAAGAATATTGCGAGCGGATCCTGGTGAAGCATCTTTATCGGCGCGCAGTCGAAATGATCGAGGGCAATCGCGCGGCCGGCATCGAGCCGGTCCTCGTCACGGGCTCGCCCGACTTCGTTGTCGAGCCGCTAGCTCGTCATCTCGGAATTGCCGACTTCGCCGCGAACCGATTCATCTATCGCGCCGGCCGCGCCACGGGGCGCCTTGCCGAGCCGATCATGGCAAGCGACGAGAAAGCCGATTGGTGCGCCGCGTATGCCGCCGAGCGTGGAATCGATCTGCGCGATTGCTGGGGCTACGCCGACTCGCATTACGATCTGGCGTTCCTCGCCGCCCTCGGCCATCCGGTGTGTGTCAATCCCGACCGCAAACTGCGCACCGCAGCGGCGAGCCGTCATTGGCCGATCATCCATTTCGAAAAATCTACCAACGACGAGCGCGAGGATTTCGACGCCGTCCTGTCGAACCTGGGAGAACCGGATGGCGCGTCCTGA
- a CDS encoding TetR/AcrR family transcriptional regulator encodes MERQARRAQVLRHAKRIFARKGYHRTNVADIISRAGIARGTFYLYFQNKKDLFEELLEQVVTEVRERVLRLRVGTDEPNPVEQLRDNLIRVLSYLLTERELTDILLNHSTGFDRELDERIQTFYDRIAALIQRSLDLGVQMNLVRGCDTRIASYAILGGIKEVVAMASRTENSDFGTLAEEILAMGLRGVARPELLASGLLDTKPNGGAASEAGSFFGPKLD; translated from the coding sequence GTGGAACGTCAGGCTCGACGCGCGCAGGTTCTGCGCCACGCGAAACGGATTTTTGCCCGCAAGGGATACCATCGCACCAACGTCGCCGACATCATTTCGCGCGCTGGAATCGCTCGCGGAACCTTCTACCTTTATTTCCAGAACAAGAAGGATCTGTTCGAGGAATTGCTGGAACAGGTCGTGACTGAGGTGAGAGAGCGCGTGCTGCGGCTGCGCGTTGGCACGGACGAGCCCAACCCCGTCGAGCAGCTCCGCGACAACCTGATTCGCGTCCTCAGCTATCTGCTGACCGAGCGCGAGCTGACCGACATCCTGCTCAACCATTCGACCGGCTTTGATCGCGAGCTCGATGAGCGCATTCAGACGTTTTACGACCGCATCGCGGCGCTCATTCAGCGCTCGCTCGACCTCGGCGTCCAGATGAACCTGGTGCGCGGATGCGACACCCGAATCGCCTCGTATGCGATCCTGGGAGGAATCAAGGAAGTCGTCGCGATGGCCTCGCGGACCGAGAACAGCGACTTCGGCACGCTGGCCGAGGAAATCCTCGCGATGGGCCTGCGCGGAGTGGCGCGTCCGGAGCTTCTGGCGAGCGGCCTGCTCGATACAAAACCCAATGGCGGAGCGGCTTCCGAGGCCGGCTCTTTTTTTGGACCAAAACTAGACTGA
- a CDS encoding pyridoxamine 5'-phosphate oxidase family protein: MDEAAFWQRVHQIASKATWAYLATAKGNQPKVRVVHPAFEGDRLWIATGRTSPKAAHIEGNPRVELFYAVGPEMIHLTVTGRAKFIDDVAEKKRVWTSKIFDYDLAQFWPAGPESPDFGLLFVEPKKVELTSLAEMTANKKPDIWRAPKKK, encoded by the coding sequence ATGGACGAGGCGGCGTTCTGGCAGAGAGTTCACCAAATTGCATCAAAGGCGACTTGGGCGTATCTGGCGACCGCCAAGGGAAATCAGCCCAAGGTTCGCGTCGTGCATCCTGCGTTTGAGGGCGATCGGCTCTGGATCGCGACCGGGCGCACCTCGCCCAAGGCCGCCCATATCGAGGGCAATCCGCGCGTCGAGCTATTCTATGCGGTCGGCCCCGAGATGATTCATCTGACGGTGACGGGCCGCGCCAAGTTCATCGACGATGTGGCCGAGAAGAAGCGCGTATGGACGAGCAAGATCTTCGATTACGATCTTGCACAATTCTGGCCCGCCGGCCCCGAATCCCCGGACTTCGGCTTGCTGTTCGTAGAACCGAAGAAGGTAGAGCTAACCTCGCTCGCCGAGATGACGGCCAACAAGAAGCCCGACATCTGGCGCGCCCCCAAAAAGAAGTAA